One genomic segment of Desulfocapsa sulfexigens DSM 10523 includes these proteins:
- a CDS encoding ABC1 kinase family protein produces MRVTHIQRTIRSTKRLTTIIKVLTKFGFKEIITDLGLDSFSSGKKNTDIPDGNQVDASISRPVRMRLILEELGPTYIKLGQILATRPDLIPPEWAQEFKLLQDNCSQVPFSEIEEVLVQEFPGRLHQLFSAIEETPLAAASMAQVHRATLVNGTAVVLKVLRPGNRKIVEEDMALLEWLAQFVEDYFSNLGYSPVAVATEFSREMIKEMNFLQEAQATDKLRRYFEDDPNISFPKVYREASTRNVLTLEEIKGRPLSSVDPKSLRPEERRKIVANGTDAVFKQCLRYGFFHADPHPGNIFLLPGQHLCFIDCGMTGQLDKKTAEQLIDLVAAIIQGNIDKLCRVVVELSDVDPAVTDKRDFRSDAQIMVAAFENADLKQLDITKLLSDFFAMLQRYHISCPSDLLMLTKALTTIEGVAEHFDPSFNVLAHVEPQIKEVVTKRYGFTALRDRMQKSMNNYGELIENLPLDVQRILDQVRHNRLTLNLEMKRIEHLADKIDLSSRVMGISMIISALIVGSSILILADSLAKKQGILGVLGIVGLVGAGLYSAGFVASSLLPKKKKK; encoded by the coding sequence ATGAGAGTGACTCATATCCAGAGGACAATTCGAAGCACTAAGCGGCTTACCACCATCATAAAGGTGCTTACGAAGTTTGGGTTTAAGGAGATTATTACCGACCTTGGCCTGGACTCTTTCAGCAGTGGCAAAAAAAATACCGACATTCCTGACGGTAACCAGGTGGATGCTTCAATTTCAAGACCCGTTCGGATGCGTCTGATACTTGAGGAACTGGGTCCAACATATATTAAACTTGGCCAGATACTGGCTACCCGTCCAGATCTCATTCCACCCGAATGGGCCCAGGAATTCAAGCTCCTTCAAGATAACTGCAGTCAGGTCCCATTCAGTGAAATAGAGGAAGTTTTAGTTCAAGAGTTTCCAGGACGCCTCCACCAGCTTTTCTCTGCCATTGAAGAAACCCCTCTTGCAGCTGCATCCATGGCCCAGGTACACCGAGCTACACTTGTAAACGGTACGGCCGTTGTCCTCAAAGTTCTACGTCCCGGAAACAGAAAAATTGTCGAGGAAGACATGGCCTTGCTCGAATGGCTGGCCCAGTTTGTTGAGGACTATTTTTCCAATCTTGGTTATAGCCCTGTTGCCGTTGCAACAGAGTTCTCCCGTGAAATGATAAAAGAAATGAACTTCCTTCAAGAGGCACAGGCAACGGACAAATTGCGTCGCTACTTTGAAGATGATCCCAACATCAGTTTTCCCAAGGTTTATCGTGAGGCATCCACCCGTAATGTACTGACTCTTGAGGAAATCAAAGGACGCCCTTTATCATCGGTTGATCCAAAAAGCCTCCGCCCTGAAGAAAGAAGAAAAATCGTGGCCAATGGAACAGATGCAGTTTTCAAACAGTGTCTCCGTTACGGTTTTTTTCATGCTGATCCGCATCCTGGCAATATCTTTCTGCTTCCCGGCCAGCACCTCTGTTTTATCGATTGCGGAATGACTGGACAGCTGGACAAAAAAACTGCTGAACAGCTCATTGATCTGGTGGCAGCTATCATCCAGGGAAACATTGACAAGCTCTGCAGGGTGGTGGTTGAACTCAGCGATGTGGATCCTGCCGTCACCGACAAGAGGGATTTCAGGTCAGACGCACAGATCATGGTTGCTGCCTTTGAGAACGCAGACCTGAAGCAACTTGATATCACAAAATTGCTTTCCGATTTTTTCGCCATGCTGCAACGCTATCATATCAGCTGTCCCAGCGACCTGCTGATGCTCACCAAAGCACTCACAACTATTGAAGGCGTGGCGGAACACTTTGACCCTTCTTTTAATGTGCTGGCACACGTTGAGCCTCAAATCAAAGAGGTCGTGACAAAACGATACGGGTTCACTGCACTTCGAGATCGCATGCAGAAAAGCATGAATAATTACGGGGAGCTTATAGAGAATTTACCCCTTGATGTGCAGCGAATCCTGGATCAGGTGCGACATAATCGGCTTACCCTGAATCTTGAGATGAAACGAATCGAACACCTGGCCGACAAGATTGATCTTTCAAGCCGGGTTATGGGAATTTCCATGATTATTTCTGCTCTTATCGTGGGTTCCTCCATTTTAATCCTCGCAGATTCACTGGCCAAAAAACAGGGTATTCTTGGAGTACTCGGGATTGTCGGCCTTGTGGGAGCCGGCCTGTATTCCGCAGGCTTTGTCGCATCTTCTTTACTGCCCAAAAAAAAGAAAAAATAG
- a CDS encoding triose-phosphate isomerase: protein MKKYVIGNWKSNKTRKAAQEWFAEFADLYRPVDGLEVIVAPSFICLCSLSEYVQALELINFSLAAQDVSPFPKGSYTGAVAADMIRGMVEYVIIGHSERRRYFHETSQDTANKMSETVAAGLRPIVCIDQPYAMSQLTAFNDIDCDELLIAYGPKEAAMARIPEQPKRVAEAAQFISQVQVNRPIVYGGSLLVENVDEYIALPELSGLLIGQSSLDARSFAGICNKVGDFLK, encoded by the coding sequence ATGAAAAAGTATGTAATTGGAAACTGGAAAAGCAATAAGACCAGAAAGGCTGCCCAGGAATGGTTTGCCGAATTTGCTGATCTTTATCGCCCGGTGGATGGTTTAGAAGTTATTGTTGCACCTTCTTTTATTTGTCTTTGCAGTTTATCAGAGTATGTTCAGGCTCTTGAGTTGATTAATTTTTCTCTTGCTGCTCAGGATGTTTCTCCTTTCCCCAAAGGTTCCTATACGGGTGCCGTGGCTGCGGATATGATAAGGGGAATGGTTGAGTATGTGATCATCGGCCATTCAGAACGAAGGCGCTATTTTCACGAAACCTCCCAGGACACAGCAAACAAGATGTCAGAGACGGTGGCTGCTGGTCTCAGGCCCATTGTCTGCATTGATCAACCCTATGCCATGTCTCAACTCACCGCTTTCAATGATATCGATTGTGATGAACTGCTTATTGCGTATGGTCCAAAGGAAGCAGCAATGGCAAGAATCCCCGAGCAGCCGAAGCGTGTGGCAGAGGCGGCGCAGTTTATCAGCCAGGTGCAGGTAAATAGGCCCATCGTGTATGGAGGTTCGTTGCTGGTTGAGAATGTGGATGAGTATATTGCGCTTCCGGAGCTTTCAGGGCTCCTTATCGGGCAATCAAGCCTTGATGCGAGATCTTTTGCAGGGATATGCAATAAGGTCGGTGATTTTCTCAAATAA
- a CDS encoding PSP1 domain-containing protein has protein sequence MADQQQHNESIQLEPETKKEAAVQYFYRFRFRAKGQEFTASSILDDLKKGEVVMVRGEFGLEPAEIVCMAPACRDSEVARLASYEISRRAAHEECNRYENIPIEEAAAFVSCKELILRHALQMRLVRVERFFNGSKMIFYFTADKRVDFRALVKDLVQEFRTRVEMRQVGVRHETKMIGGLGTCGRELCCSGHMKKFDSVSIKMAKEQDLPLNPSKISGVCNRLLCCLTYEFETYRRERKGMPRPGKKIMVDGHCYRVRRQNPLQSTLQVVDEEGEVRLLEAEQWTNAESVKPEKKTNRGKKDKKTGEEE, from the coding sequence ATGGCAGACCAACAGCAACACAATGAGAGCATTCAGCTCGAACCCGAAACGAAGAAGGAAGCAGCAGTACAGTATTTTTATCGTTTTCGGTTTCGCGCCAAAGGCCAGGAATTTACAGCATCGTCCATTCTCGATGATTTGAAAAAAGGTGAAGTGGTGATGGTGCGGGGGGAATTTGGATTGGAACCGGCCGAGATTGTCTGCATGGCTCCAGCCTGTCGTGACTCGGAAGTAGCGCGACTGGCGAGCTACGAAATTTCACGTCGTGCTGCCCATGAAGAGTGTAATCGTTATGAAAATATTCCCATTGAAGAAGCAGCTGCTTTTGTATCCTGTAAGGAATTGATACTTCGTCACGCGCTGCAGATGCGTCTTGTTCGGGTGGAACGCTTTTTTAATGGCAGTAAGATGATTTTTTATTTTACTGCAGATAAGCGTGTGGATTTCAGGGCTTTGGTCAAGGATCTGGTGCAGGAATTCAGGACCCGAGTAGAAATGCGTCAGGTTGGAGTGCGTCATGAGACTAAGATGATTGGAGGGTTGGGGACATGCGGTAGAGAACTCTGCTGTTCAGGGCATATGAAAAAATTTGATTCCGTCTCCATCAAGATGGCTAAGGAGCAGGATCTGCCTTTAAACCCGTCAAAGATTTCCGGTGTTTGTAATAGGCTGCTCTGTTGTTTGACATATGAGTTTGAGACGTACAGAAGAGAACGTAAGGGAATGCCCCGTCCTGGAAAAAAAATTATGGTTGACGGCCACTGCTATCGGGTGAGGCGTCAAAATCCTCTACAGTCAACCCTGCAGGTAGTAGATGAAGAGGGTGAAGTTCGGCTTTTAGAGGCAGAACAATGGACGAACGCTGAGTCGGTAAAACCGGAAAAGAAAACGAATAGAGGAAAAAAAGACAAGAAGACTGGTGAAGAGGAGTAA
- a CDS encoding DivIVA domain-containing protein, whose protein sequence is MAITPQLIKDQEFQIKFRGCDPLEVRDYLETIADEFFELQQQCKEQAEELEVLRKDREASKDYTGSLETDMEFTRKISEELKDGCAQKEEKVRELSREIEELQLRIADMEQENAERDEEVSAANARIDEAEAALKVVEKEKSSLQNKLEILQEQNSDLKKEEVDFKAALATAQQFAEDLKEKSRIQAAEMIAEAKSEINRIRDEAHEELERLPREIDALKKKKGEVKENLKSTLTSYLETIEVFYPDDEEEDRAVTEGEGGDEEKHEENELFQKVMINDDGSIASEDLDKLNADSTYSGSSMDENVLDSLFREGDAGEKGDDAFSLNDMFNLETDVDKKKSS, encoded by the coding sequence ATGGCTATCACTCCGCAATTAATTAAGGATCAGGAATTTCAGATTAAATTCAGAGGATGCGATCCACTGGAAGTAAGAGATTATCTGGAGACTATTGCTGATGAGTTTTTTGAACTACAGCAGCAGTGTAAAGAGCAGGCGGAAGAGCTTGAAGTTCTGCGGAAGGACAGGGAAGCTTCAAAAGATTATACCGGGTCTCTGGAAACCGATATGGAGTTTACCAGAAAAATTTCTGAAGAGCTCAAAGATGGCTGTGCCCAAAAGGAAGAAAAAGTCAGGGAATTGAGCAGAGAGATTGAAGAGTTACAGCTGCGAATTGCCGATATGGAGCAAGAAAATGCTGAGCGCGACGAAGAGGTGAGTGCGGCCAATGCCAGAATTGATGAGGCTGAGGCGGCCTTAAAAGTTGTTGAGAAAGAAAAGAGCAGTCTGCAGAATAAGCTGGAAATTCTTCAGGAACAAAACAGTGATTTGAAAAAAGAGGAGGTTGACTTTAAGGCAGCACTCGCAACTGCTCAGCAGTTTGCTGAAGACCTCAAGGAAAAAAGTAGAATACAGGCCGCAGAGATGATTGCCGAGGCCAAATCTGAAATTAACAGGATTCGTGATGAAGCTCACGAGGAGTTAGAACGTCTGCCACGCGAAATCGATGCCTTGAAAAAGAAAAAGGGAGAGGTCAAGGAGAACTTGAAATCCACCCTTACAAGTTACCTGGAAACCATTGAAGTGTTTTATCCGGATGACGAGGAGGAAGATCGTGCAGTTACTGAAGGTGAGGGTGGCGATGAAGAGAAGCACGAGGAGAACGAACTTTTTCAGAAAGTTATGATTAATGATGACGGCTCAATTGCTTCTGAAGACCTTGATAAATTAAATGCTGATTCAACCTATTCAGGGAGCAGTATGGACGAAAATGTTCTTGATTCTCTCTTTAGAGAGGGCGATGCTGGTGAAAAGGGTGATGATGCTTTCAGTCTGAATGATATGTTCAATCTGGAAACAGATGTGGATAAAAAGAAATCTTCCTAA
- the ychF gene encoding redox-regulated ATPase YchF, with protein sequence MGFRCGIVGLPNVGKSTIFNALTAAGIDAENYPFCTIEPNVGIVPVPDKRLDVLAEMANTRRKVATQMEFVDIAGLVKGASQGEGLGNQFLGHIRQVDALVHVIRCFEDENIVHVDGSIDPVRDKEVITMELILADLDTVEKRLRKAQSLAKSGDKKLKAQAVFLERLRDVLDSGASARTLEPEGDMEKEMMKEMCLLTDKPVLYVANVKEEDVTDGNEHVRALERLAQEDGDGVVIIAGSIEQELSQLDQEERQEFLADMGMEEPGLNRLIAAGYKLLGLITYFTVGEKETRAWTISRGTKAPGAAGKIHSDFQRGFIRAETISYDDFVACDGESGAKEKGVMRSEGKEYVVADGDCLNFRFNV encoded by the coding sequence ATGGGTTTTCGTTGTGGGATCGTTGGGCTTCCAAATGTCGGGAAGTCTACAATTTTTAATGCTTTAACTGCTGCTGGTATTGATGCTGAAAATTATCCTTTTTGCACCATTGAGCCAAACGTGGGGATTGTGCCTGTACCGGATAAGCGCCTGGATGTGCTGGCTGAGATGGCCAATACAAGACGCAAGGTGGCCACCCAGATGGAGTTTGTGGATATTGCAGGTCTGGTGAAGGGAGCCAGTCAGGGTGAAGGTCTTGGAAATCAATTCCTCGGTCATATAAGACAGGTGGATGCCCTTGTGCATGTGATTCGCTGTTTTGAGGATGAGAATATTGTCCATGTGGATGGCTCTATAGATCCGGTCAGAGATAAAGAGGTGATCACCATGGAGCTGATTCTTGCAGATCTTGATACCGTGGAGAAACGGCTCAGGAAGGCTCAGTCCCTGGCAAAGTCCGGTGATAAAAAACTGAAGGCCCAGGCTGTTTTTCTTGAGCGTCTCCGTGATGTGCTCGATAGTGGTGCATCTGCCAGAACCCTTGAGCCTGAAGGGGATATGGAAAAAGAGATGATGAAAGAGATGTGTCTTCTGACTGACAAGCCTGTTCTCTATGTGGCCAATGTCAAGGAAGAGGATGTGACAGATGGAAATGAGCATGTCCGGGCCCTTGAAAGACTCGCTCAGGAAGATGGTGATGGAGTAGTTATCATAGCTGGCTCAATCGAACAGGAGTTGAGCCAGCTGGACCAGGAGGAGAGGCAGGAATTCCTCGCCGACATGGGAATGGAAGAGCCGGGACTGAACCGGTTGATCGCTGCCGGTTATAAATTACTTGGCCTGATCACCTATTTTACTGTTGGTGAAAAAGAGACCAGGGCCTGGACGATCTCTCGTGGAACTAAGGCGCCGGGAGCAGCAGGGAAAATACATTCTGATTTCCAACGGGGTTTTATTCGTGCCGAAACCATAAGCTATGATGATTTTGTTGCCTGTGATGGTGAAAGCGGGGCTAAGGAAAAAGGGGTAATGCGCTCCGAGGGAAAGGAATATGTCGTGGCAGACGGTGATTGTCTGAATTTTCGCTTTAATGTTTAA
- a CDS encoding YggT family protein codes for MFVVNNFMMAIAQLIDFLLTAYMWIIIGRAVISWVNADPYNPIVRFLYDVTEPLLSRIRRVIPMSMGGIDFSPMILIMAIMFLQSFLVPTLKQLATAMG; via the coding sequence ATGTTTGTTGTGAATAATTTTATGATGGCCATAGCCCAGTTGATTGATTTTCTACTTACGGCTTATATGTGGATCATCATTGGTAGAGCGGTCATATCTTGGGTCAATGCTGATCCTTATAATCCCATTGTTCGTTTTTTGTATGATGTAACTGAGCCTTTGTTGAGTCGCATCAGGCGCGTCATTCCCATGAGTATGGGAGGGATAGATTTTTCTCCCATGATTTTAATTATGGCGATTATGTTTCTTCAGAGTTTTCTGGTGCCTACCCTGAAACAGTTGGCAACAGCAATGGGTTAG
- a CDS encoding amidohydrolase — translation MPNTSILISNVTLFTDPDTPLKENQWLLCKDELIHSSGSMESMPEIPDTTLIEGTGKLLMPGLINAHNHCAMTLFRGLADDLELGEWLNDHIFPAEAAHVNPEMVYWCTKLAAAEMILSGTTTVADGYFYEDQAARALLESGMRAIPAQGIVDFPAPGVVDPKTNIDTVNIFLTDWKDRDDRITPGVFAHSPYTCSPKTLQSAKALATEHQVPFFIHIAESRDEMGNIMDPQGTSPIRHLAALDLLDKNTVLIHGIWLDEDDRKIIQQSGAGVVVCPQSHFKLASGIAATSTMDTMGIPIGLGTDGSASNNGLDLFREMDTLAKSQKLRTLDATAMPARKALAAATVNNARILGLTDVGRIKPGYKADITLLNLAEPHLQPFYSADSLVYSGNGADIETVIINGTIVLKERKFLSFDLNECMTEVRNLATVLGSL, via the coding sequence ATGCCCAACACTTCCATACTAATCAGCAATGTCACTCTTTTCACGGATCCGGACACACCACTTAAAGAAAACCAGTGGCTTTTATGTAAGGATGAGCTGATCCACTCCTCTGGATCTATGGAATCAATGCCTGAAATTCCAGACACTACCCTGATTGAAGGAACTGGGAAACTGCTGATGCCAGGCCTGATAAATGCACACAATCACTGTGCAATGACTCTGTTTCGTGGACTTGCCGATGATCTTGAGCTTGGAGAATGGCTGAACGACCACATCTTTCCTGCGGAAGCTGCTCATGTGAATCCAGAAATGGTCTACTGGTGCACAAAACTTGCTGCGGCCGAGATGATTCTCTCCGGTACAACCACTGTGGCAGACGGATACTTCTATGAAGACCAAGCGGCACGTGCACTCCTTGAATCAGGAATGCGGGCCATCCCAGCTCAGGGTATCGTGGATTTCCCAGCCCCCGGTGTTGTCGACCCAAAAACAAATATTGATACCGTAAACATTTTTCTAACCGACTGGAAGGACAGGGATGACAGAATCACCCCTGGGGTATTCGCCCACTCCCCCTACACCTGCTCTCCAAAGACCCTGCAATCAGCAAAAGCTCTTGCCACAGAACATCAGGTTCCTTTTTTCATTCATATTGCAGAAAGTAGAGATGAGATGGGAAACATTATGGACCCGCAGGGAACAAGCCCGATTCGCCACCTTGCAGCCCTCGATCTCCTGGACAAAAACACCGTTCTTATTCACGGTATCTGGCTTGATGAAGACGATAGAAAAATTATTCAGCAAAGCGGCGCAGGAGTAGTGGTCTGTCCGCAAAGTCACTTCAAGCTGGCATCGGGAATTGCAGCAACATCCACCATGGACACAATGGGGATTCCAATCGGACTCGGAACAGATGGAAGTGCCTCCAACAACGGCCTGGACCTCTTTCGGGAAATGGATACCCTGGCTAAAAGTCAGAAACTGCGGACACTTGACGCCACAGCCATGCCAGCCAGAAAAGCTCTTGCAGCAGCGACTGTCAATAATGCGAGAATCCTGGGCCTTACAGACGTTGGAAGAATCAAACCAGGATACAAAGCAGATATCACCCTGCTCAACCTGGCAGAGCCTCACCTGCAACCCTTTTACAGTGCAGACTCCCTGGTCTACAGTGGCAATGGAGCAGATATTGAAACGGTTATTATCAATGGAACTATCGTATTAAAGGAGCGTAAATTTCTCTCGTTTGACCTCAATGAATGCATGACAGAAGTTCGAAATCTTGCCACTGTCCTGGGATCGCTATGA
- the metG gene encoding methionine--tRNA ligase, with amino-acid sequence MTTYITTPIYYVNAQPHLGHAYTTIVADTYARFRRLSGDTVRFQTGTDEHGDKIAEAAAKEGESPKQYVDRISGMFRETWPLLDIAPDHFIRTTDSDHVATVQSILQQVYDKGDIYFDQYSGLYCTGCERFLTEKELVDGKCPDHQTTPNELAEENYFFRMSKYQQELIDHIHAHPDFITPERYRNEVLSFLSEPLEDLCISRPTSRLTWGIPLPFDENFVTYVWFDALINYLTGIGYPDGDQFAEYWAVAEHVIAKDILKPHAIYWPTMILAMGLPLYRKLHVHGYWNVEDTKMSKSIGNVVRPAELIEEYGVDSIRYFTLREMSFGLDASFSSDAIIARKNSDLANDLGNLYSRSTAMLFKYTDGVVPLPVSADDDNVLSDLAEKVFSTYREAMNTFQFHRGLQAIWELISQANKYIVTNEPWTLVKDPGQIGRLHTVLYNLAETLRILTLLLQPVMPGTCKKMAEGLGLEEDSALIQDLMLNGGWGKLEPKTVLQKSDALFPRVDTKKKQQHLEQESQKNTKKAAKKKQQEEKTEGVISFDQFQKVELRVAEIVTAEAVKKSDRLLKLTVRAPEERVIVAGIAEFYQPEDLPGMQVLIVANLQPVKLMGVESQGMVLAAKTEVDGKNRLVLSAVSAPVPPGSRVA; translated from the coding sequence ATGACAACTTATATCACAACCCCAATTTATTACGTAAATGCCCAGCCGCATCTGGGGCACGCCTATACCACCATCGTCGCTGATACCTATGCCAGATTTCGGCGTTTGAGCGGGGATACAGTCAGATTCCAGACTGGAACCGATGAACATGGTGACAAGATAGCAGAAGCAGCAGCAAAGGAAGGAGAGAGCCCTAAGCAGTATGTTGATCGAATCAGTGGGATGTTCCGTGAAACCTGGCCACTGCTCGATATTGCTCCGGATCATTTCATTCGTACCACCGATAGTGATCATGTGGCTACGGTCCAGTCTATACTGCAGCAGGTCTATGATAAGGGTGATATCTATTTTGATCAATATTCTGGTTTGTACTGCACGGGTTGTGAGCGATTTCTGACGGAAAAGGAACTGGTTGATGGGAAATGTCCGGATCATCAGACCACGCCCAATGAATTAGCTGAAGAGAATTATTTTTTCCGGATGTCAAAGTATCAGCAGGAACTGATTGATCACATTCATGCTCATCCGGACTTTATAACGCCGGAGCGCTACAGGAATGAAGTGCTCTCCTTTTTGAGCGAGCCTCTGGAGGATCTCTGTATTTCACGACCAACTTCACGCCTTACCTGGGGGATTCCTCTGCCCTTTGATGAAAACTTTGTAACCTATGTCTGGTTTGATGCCCTCATCAATTATCTTACCGGGATTGGCTATCCGGATGGAGATCAGTTTGCAGAGTACTGGGCTGTCGCTGAGCACGTGATAGCCAAGGACATTCTGAAACCTCATGCTATTTACTGGCCAACCATGATACTTGCCATGGGGCTGCCGCTCTATCGAAAACTCCATGTCCATGGTTACTGGAATGTAGAAGACACCAAGATGTCCAAAAGTATAGGGAATGTTGTGCGACCTGCTGAACTTATCGAAGAGTATGGGGTGGATAGTATCCGTTATTTTACCCTGCGCGAGATGTCTTTTGGACTGGATGCATCGTTCAGCTCCGATGCAATTATTGCAAGAAAAAATTCAGATCTTGCAAATGATCTTGGTAATCTCTACAGCCGCTCTACAGCAATGCTGTTTAAGTACACCGACGGTGTGGTGCCGCTGCCAGTGAGTGCCGATGATGATAACGTTCTTTCGGATCTTGCGGAAAAAGTTTTTTCCACATATCGGGAGGCCATGAATACTTTTCAGTTTCACCGTGGTCTCCAGGCAATATGGGAGCTGATCAGTCAGGCCAATAAATATATTGTAACAAATGAGCCATGGACTCTTGTCAAAGATCCGGGGCAGATTGGTCGTCTGCATACTGTGCTGTATAATCTTGCAGAAACCCTGCGTATACTCACTCTGCTTCTTCAGCCGGTGATGCCTGGAACCTGTAAAAAAATGGCAGAAGGTCTCGGACTTGAAGAAGACAGTGCGTTAATCCAGGATTTGATGCTAAACGGTGGCTGGGGGAAACTTGAGCCGAAGACTGTGTTGCAGAAAAGTGATGCGCTTTTTCCGCGGGTTGATACAAAAAAGAAGCAACAGCATCTGGAGCAGGAATCCCAAAAGAATACAAAGAAGGCAGCAAAGAAAAAGCAGCAGGAGGAAAAAACCGAGGGAGTAATTAGCTTTGACCAGTTTCAGAAGGTTGAATTACGGGTGGCTGAAATTGTGACTGCCGAAGCCGTTAAGAAGTCTGATCGCTTGTTAAAACTCACGGTTAGAGCCCCTGAAGAGCGGGTTATCGTAGCTGGGATCGCGGAATTTTATCAACCGGAGGATCTTCCAGGTATGCAGGTACTGATTGTGGCAAACCTGCAGCCTGTGAAGCTTATGGGTGTGGAATCCCAGGGGATGGTACTTGCGGCAAAGACAGAGGTGGATGGTAAAAATCGCCTGGTGCTTTCCGCGGTAAGTGCACCAGTTCCGCCGGGCTCACGTGTCGCCTGA
- a CDS encoding DUF167 domain-containing protein, whose amino-acid sequence MPYLSNTGDGCLLLRVYVQPRASRNSFAGLHDNAMRLTITAPPVDGKANAAVIQFLASFLNVKKKDLEIKHGLQSRNKSVLIKGLSAEYIRSKVEAVSA is encoded by the coding sequence ATGCCTTATCTCTCAAACACCGGGGACGGTTGTCTGCTGCTGAGAGTGTATGTCCAGCCACGAGCATCTCGTAACAGTTTTGCGGGATTACACGACAATGCAATGAGGCTTACCATCACCGCGCCTCCTGTGGATGGTAAGGCCAACGCCGCAGTAATTCAGTTTCTTGCCTCATTTCTCAATGTAAAAAAGAAGGATCTGGAAATTAAACACGGCCTGCAGTCTCGAAATAAAAGTGTTCTGATTAAAGGACTGAGTGCAGAGTATATCAGGTCTAAGGTAGAAGCTGTTTCAGCATGA
- the holB gene encoding DNA polymerase III subunit delta' has protein sequence MHFHQPSDTPFRIARKPFYGQQQAKNLLRRSLAADRLAHAYLFRGPEGVGKQLFARGLTAAVNCNHRQDLSACGVCSSCKKFAAGTHPDFLLVSPEKGTIKIAQIRKLIKDLSFAPYEAGTRVVLIEDVHTMRQEAANSLLKTLEEPPPNNLLILTADSAGHVLQTILSRCQTVPFYPLSFTETVEVLRGQDDKLDLQTAVLLARLAEGSPGRAQLFQQLDLVGVWQDLLAVLTVQGSDEALDVSRILMMAESMAALKENLPHLFSLVRLWIRDCLFEIHGQRVDTETLNTRKDWNSEQYFAKLQAISQAEKELARNCNRTLVCEVLLFRLKE, from the coding sequence ATGCACTTTCATCAACCCTCTGATACTCCATTTCGCATAGCCAGGAAGCCTTTTTATGGTCAGCAGCAGGCAAAGAATCTGCTGCGCAGAAGTCTTGCTGCAGATCGTCTGGCCCATGCCTATCTTTTTCGGGGGCCGGAAGGTGTCGGCAAACAGCTGTTTGCAAGGGGGCTTACAGCTGCGGTTAACTGTAACCACAGACAGGATCTCTCTGCCTGTGGTGTCTGTTCCTCCTGTAAAAAGTTCGCAGCAGGCACACATCCTGACTTTCTTCTTGTCTCTCCGGAAAAGGGGACTATCAAGATTGCGCAGATCCGAAAACTCATCAAGGATCTCTCCTTTGCGCCCTATGAAGCTGGGACACGTGTGGTACTTATTGAAGATGTACACACAATGCGCCAGGAGGCGGCAAACAGTCTCCTGAAAACACTTGAGGAGCCACCTCCCAACAATCTTCTGATTTTAACTGCAGATTCGGCTGGACATGTATTGCAGACAATTCTTTCCAGGTGTCAGACAGTGCCCTTTTATCCACTGAGCTTTACGGAGACAGTGGAGGTTCTGAGGGGGCAGGATGATAAGCTGGATCTGCAGACAGCTGTGCTCCTGGCCAGGCTGGCTGAAGGTAGTCCTGGCAGAGCTCAACTGTTTCAGCAGCTTGATCTCGTTGGAGTCTGGCAGGATCTTCTTGCCGTGCTTACTGTGCAGGGGAGTGACGAAGCTCTGGATGTCAGCAGGATATTGATGATGGCAGAATCGATGGCTGCCCTGAAGGAGAATTTACCTCATCTCTTTTCACTTGTCAGGCTCTGGATTAGAGATTGTCTCTTCGAAATTCATGGGCAACGAGTGGATACAGAGACTCTGAATACACGGAAAGACTGGAATTCCGAACAGTATTTTGCTAAACTGCAGGCGATCAGTCAGGCAGAAAAAGAACTTGCCCGAAATTGTAACCGGACACTTGTGTGTGAAGTGCTTCTCTTTCGGCTGAAAGAATAG